The Brienomyrus brachyistius isolate T26 unplaced genomic scaffold, BBRACH_0.4 scaffold48, whole genome shotgun sequence genome window below encodes:
- the LOC125723422 gene encoding serine/threonine-protein kinase pim-1-like, protein MMLVSHESSCANVLKLLDWFSGPEDYIMILERPDPCQDLYEFCYSKGGYLSEDVARHVLMQVLQALRHCQDSGVFHRDLKTENLLIRTDTLEVKLIDFGCGDKWKDTPYVEYSGTEDFAPPELFLSGEYLAGPTTVWSVGVTLYELVCGYLPFRNKRAIISGCLIFPSWVSPDCCSLIRQCLRRKVADRLTLEEIQVHPWLQQT, encoded by the exons ATGATGCTCGTCAGCCATGAGTCATCTTGTGCCAACGTGCTGAAGCTCCTGGACTGGTTCAGTGGCCCAGAAGATTACATTATGATCCTGGAAAGGCCGGATCCATGCCAGGATCTGTACGAATTCTGCTATAGCAAAGGGGGCTACCTCTCAGAAGATGTTGCAAGGCACGTGCTGATGCAGGTGCTTCAGGCTTTGCGTCACTGCCAGGACTCAGGCGTCTTCCATCGCGACCTCAAAACAGAGAATCTGTTAATCAGGACGGACACTTTGGAGGTTAAACTAATTGATTTTGGCTGTGGAGACAAATGGAAAGACACCCCCTATGTGGAATATTCAG GAACAGAGGACTTTGCTCCCCCAGAGTTGTTCCTGAGTGGGGAGTATCTAGCTGGCCCCACCACGGTCTGGTCTGTAGGTGTCACACTTTACGAGCTAGTGTGCGGTTACTTGCCCTTCCGCAACAAGAGGGCAATCATCTCAGGCTGCCTGATATTCCCCTCATGGGTCTCTCCTG ACTGCTGCAGTCTGATTCGCCAGTGCCTGAGGCGTAAGGTGGCGGATAGGCTGACATTGGAGGAGATTCAGGTCCATCCATGGCTGCAGCAGACGTGA